From a single Osmerus eperlanus chromosome 8, fOsmEpe2.1, whole genome shotgun sequence genomic region:
- the LOC134025432 gene encoding apolipoprotein B-100-like isoform X3: protein MQVLLDSPSPLQKRVAAYLVLMKDPQPSELAQLGREILMQVLLDSASPLQKRVAAYLVLMKDPQPSELAQLAAALPIEENQQAKSFVISHLTNILASTEPETQGLRQKILDALQGNEVGTVMDPTKFSRNYKVASVEGNMIFEGASYLPKEVMLEMTLKAFGYDIDMLEVGMEGKGLEPTVETLFGEHGFFPDTVLKTIFFVSDKMPHEINEVLKNMLPALKADRKKRQTSQNLVREIGRNLNKLVRDLKAQESPEAMVYLRLMGNELGYLKTKDMEEMAYSAALMIDNMVKMFPTDLIKGLMTKEDNEVFAHYIFMDNEFFLPTATGVPLKIALSGTFTPGIKGGIAQSAANMAEFSFMPSAGVEFVTKVGSHIPEYVLSGLEMHTNLYHESGLRAKIAVSESEVKLTIPALQSPAKLISITNSLVAVTSAEVKKILPIVEDKVDVSECTPVFAGMKYCTVLQYTDASSHDTVPYFPFTGDSKLAVELHPTGDVSEYSATVTYELLMEGEEGNQKVDTVKMVLKAEGAEPTEATATVKYNRRKHVITTDIQIPDYDLEVGLRLGVVDENTKGKGTHSISIDLINKNIPQLSLVGHAKIEALKDAMLQVQLLVPSLKADATVTAHLKRDEELELEIESDIKLPETTSVQKISLKYDNSKIEAEVKSDMNSEIQNILPIVEEIKKIVNDALDLQVGQTDMKVRHILTKSVEATNIYLEKYAADIPYIQTLRVPEMPEITLPEKLFVHAEAKAAYHFNDDRFTLTLPMPLGGKSTEELNFPPALTTPRLSLPQFGLEVHSMQIPIPELFVPESITLFVPLFGKAEVSTKVNSNLYDFEASASAGRDAVETPSYSANIKVAGNSPVDILSIKIEGSGLIASTPADSIKAHVQTSVSHKLIDVSVSITEVGTVTDKINVKSRSKIEATSPLGLNVALEHTGLVGFNAEEITAESNVEGTVKAGPVYGSTTATQSFSIFPFRPEAKIDSSLKIDSTVVSVQNTLAATFSNGELAVVSNTNAFEDLLTHAAELSFKENKLSLKCDTNALTLGMKIHNQAEASAGAGAVTLKMETNADHTENRVYSLVTASLDVNGLAVNSDANIKLFEHEATHKATLTMNKDGLATSGTTTLQSPLIVENTFAAGLDSSKATLSIDTKAALNDVKVENTNALTLTLYTLAFTSKAEAIVTERTSYTHDITIDLQPYTASANVNNHLKVLDANLVNEAQLKAELYKLDFTGSLKAAYGEEEIKHTYEISYAGLTANAKCSIIGKLLGTHMSQNTELEVVGLAARIHNDARFNSQPLRFDHTIRASVIPFDFNLDAIFNADGDLTLYGKQSAQLYGKFLVKAQPLALASSHECRASVTQLLDNGFSLETTVDNKLDALMTPQEQKAILRLKSKVNNHALNQEVEAYHNAERLGLEVSSTLLTNLLNTDDSEKQEFTISGFLKYDKNTESHFIQLSLIESLPAILESIKITSVSMAEALRNYLNNEEIKAKLEALPQRISDFAVQLNLEGKAVQLKQNLIALTQEYAITVEDLEATLANLKSAIEALLADIASRIEIIVAATKEVIMSGTLSETVIQRIQQELNTFYEEYDIRAMIVAVIETIDELIKQIDMQKLKDTSIAFLHDIDIKAKVEQVLGVLKQFIESFDTSKFLEDLKSFIASLHLEAHIEELMAQIPTDVISKFVEFVKEVILNFDLIGKVNALHGKLREVIVQLEADKKVEAILEKVLELIQQFKIDETIQVVANSLKSIDIPAKVMQVLEEAINYLKATEMKQVIDHLNEYLDSVVQKIKSFDYNAHADEVNQMISGYTTYLNELIKALEIPQKFEATREFVNFVLSSVMTSIEQLREIKVADMIKKVRDVVDHAMLNDLKAVLDTLKQKISEMDVKAEILSYLQLVNSYYTKAITIITDALVNVVEVIKSVIAEQPIVGEVKQIVEGIVTGLKATELDLPSFTIPLTDLVVPSLKITLEKLQGAEIPTQLDIPEFTILGFHTVPALTITVDDIKQRIVELIDFISNFEIKMFDVDAFFGELTMNYLPTLPEIALPEITLPEISLPDLPHFPIETLLEIPTLQIPEIKLPKIPSEVMIPSFGKLYGEVRIGTPIYSLRTSAELQNSTDSEMTPQLTAFLTSQATSPSFEIFNYNLDSTARIAIPKMSRVIVAETLKFTHSALAVEHQASVTLYGIAAQASAKTTVKATTAPYTADIVNNIFFATEGGMSASVDTTYNHQLKFPIIGLSSETALTSKAVARQEGTTIVLTIGNEGTAKFNSHDGTHKSDLHFTLNPSTAKLTFASDTDTAILKMKQTMNAEAVILSYFKFDARSEAEGPAVKSSLVVASGHANMGDLKVELKAAHDSELVGGLSGILSNSFNLVISPDEVVLDFQNKGNTKLTISEALTAKIDLQNDYSATIKPDGQHINNVALVRLNQFKYSYNLTIDNDNNEAGIFAAMDGEANLDFLTTPINIPEIHVPFVDIHTPAISDVNLYEHTGIKHILTTTEQTVDVDAKIVYQKSQFAPLVHMGLVRIPSLGNLITELSFKSAIINLNANAGLYAEDDLVFRLGATSASVFDALKAKLDGTTSLTTKRGLKLATALSLENPHIEGTHDSSIALNTDNMEVDVSVSTVGKIALPILNVEANQQFAADLKTNANAASTLKLKGDFHLPLINVVGKADLDHSLKLEEAFGDHISMETFTKINLDGTILETYPLLAAVDNEANMYLNADGLRSTSKLIAIAKLNDGETKILEIDVDENLAVEASLTRVYVVLKVTSNNEANVMNFITNGKHVAQATIDLAPTTSLNADVEIAMSQPSTFGDITIFEKTVVELTAPKQKVSTTAKIVTPVYTTSLAAEIEGDAPIFKVSLKSSATSIIVFLDYDLDASITAGLENSILSLTGKAALTHADLTMDIQHVLSQVMRKKRQEEGSDSRLTLNVDITSATFTDVNFRYAARRDGISASVSTPSTGFLGLQLQGRTPSQLNARLYSRYASAPKDDVDILIIRASVQDTERMRLKIAYNMEAPNDMLMGLKERLPAITSTLNNFADKYQLFGQVSGLKSAVINLIEEAYRTTNNHAADLSQLSILFRNTVVQYQKTVQVFLDAAVKSLREIQFKLPGSEEMTTLPEVLKKLTTGIAQLLERAVQMLLANVESTFNALMDRISNIQVTMPIGTVMSGAQFIDEARDSVKSVLAQIVDLIKHLESLDMILEKLGETQTAVVEKAQQFVDTLKSDVLDAVAIYINAIYGNLVSLIKNVLDQVNTHISMEQVNQVIDYVMELVNALVSQFNNTVSAFLQNASEEAYVKVKGGRLEIDLPFNFSQ, encoded by the exons GGAAGAGAAATACTCATGCAGGTCCTTTTGGACAGTGCTAGCCCTCTGCAGAAACGTGTTGCTGCCTATCTGGTGTTGATGAAGGATCCTCAGCCAAGTGAACTGGCTCAATTGGCTGCCGCCTTGCCTATTGAGGAGAACCAGCAGGCTAAAAGCTTTGTCATCTCCCATCTGACCAACATCTTGGCCTCCACTGAGCCTGAGACCCAGGG ACTGAGACAGAAGATCCTTGATGCTCTTCAGGGTAATGAGGTTGGAACAGTCATGGATCCAACTAAATTCTCCCGCAATTACAAGGTTGCATCTGTTGAAGGCAACATGATCTTCGAGGGCGCCAGCTACCTGCCTAAGGAAGTAATGCTGGAGATGACCCTGAAAGCTTTTGGCTATGATATTGACATGTTGGAG GTTGGCATGGAGGGTAAAGGACTGGAGCCAACAGTTGAGACTCTCTTCGGTGAGCATGGCTTCTTCCCTGATACAGTACTGAAGACCATCTTCTTTGTTTCTGACAAAATGCCCCATGAGATAAATGAGGTCCTGAAGAACATGCTGCCTGCTCTGAAGGCTGACAGAaagaagagacag ACTTCCCAGAATCTTGTTAGAGAAATCGGCCGCAACCTCAACAAACTGGTGAGGGATCTGAAGGCTCAAGAATCTCCTGAGGCTATGGTTTACCTGAGACTGATGGGAAATGAGCTGGGGTACCTCAAGACCAAAGACATGGAAGAAATGGCCTACTCTGCAGCTCTGATGATTGACAACATGGTGAAGATGTTCCCCACTGAT CTGATTAAGGGACTGATGACCAAGGAGGACAATGAGGTCTTTGCTCACTACATCTTCATGGACAATGAATTCTTCTTGCCAACTGCTACTGGTGTGCCTCTGAAGATTGCCCTTTCTGGTACCTTCACCCCTGGTATCAAGGGAGGCATTGCTCAAAGTGCTGCTAACATG GCTGAGTTCTCCTTCATGCCCTCTGCTGGAGTTGAGTTTGTGACCAAGGTTGGCTCTCATATCCCTGAGTATGTCCTGTCTGGCCTAGAGATGCACACCAACCTGTACCACGAGAGTGGACTCAGAGCTAAGATTGCTGTGTCCGAGAGTGAAGTCAAGCTGACCATCCCCGCTCTCCAGAGCCCTGCCAAGCTGATCAGCATCAC TAACTCCTTGGTAGCTGTGACCTCTGCTGAGGTGAAGAAAATACTCCCCATCGTGGAAGATAAAGTTGATGTTTCTGAATGCACACCTGTCTTTGCTGGAATGAAGTACTGCACTGTCCTGCAGTACACTGATGCTAGCTCTCATGATACTGTCCCCTACTTCCCCTTCACTGGTGATAGCAA GCTTGCTGTGGAGCTCCACCCCACAGGGGATGTGTCTGAATACTCCGCCACCGTCACCTACGAACTCCtcatggagggagaagagggtaaCCAGAAGGTTGACACAGTGAAGATGGTCCTAAAAGCAGAAG GTGCTGAGCCCACTGAGGCCACAGCAACCGTGAAGTACAACAGGAGGAAACATGTCATCACCACTGACATCCAGATCCCTGACTATGACCTGGAGGTTGGACTAAGACTGGGTGTTGTCGATGAAAACACAAAGGGCAAAGGAACACACTCCATCTCCATTGATCTCATCAATAAGAACATCCCTCAGTTGTCTCTGGTTGGCCATGCCAA AATTGAGGCCTTAAAGGACGCTATGCTGCAGGTCCAGCTGCTTGTCCCATCTCTGAAGGCTGATGCCACAGTCACAGCCCATTTGAAGCGTGATGAAGAACTAGAACTGGAGATTGAGAGTGACATCAAGCTCCCTGAGACAACCTCAGTGCAGAAGATCTCCCTGAAATATG ACAACAGCAAGATTGAGGCTGAAGTGAAGTCTGACATGAACTCTGAGATCCAGAACATCCTACCTATCGTTGAGGAAATCAAGAAGATTGTCAATGATGCCCTTGATCTGCAGGTGGGCCAGACTGACATGAAGGTCCGCCACATCCTCACCAAGTCTGTGGAG GCAACCAACATCTACTTGGAGAAATATGCTGCTGATATTCCCTACATTCAGACCTTAAGAGTACCAGAGATGCCAGAGATTACTTTGCCAGAGAAACTATTTGTTCATGC TGAGGCTAAGGCTGCTTATCATTTCAATGATGACCGCTTCACTCTCACGCTCCCCATGCCTCTTGGAGGAAAATCAACTGAAGAGCTCAACTTCCCACCTGCCCTGACCACCCCACGCCTATCTCTGCCCCAGTTTGGCCTTGAGGTTCACTCCATGCAGATTCCCATCCCTGAACTTTTTGTTCCTGAGTCAATCACTCTATTTGTGCCTCTATTTGGAAAAGCTGAGGTTTCCACCAAGGTAAACAGCAATCTGTACGATTTTGAGGCTTCCGCTTCTGCTGGCAGGGATGCTGTTGAGACCCCAAGCTACTCAGCCAATATTAAAGTAGCAGGCAACTCCCCAGTGGACATCCTTTCCATCAAGATTGAAG GCTCTGGACTGATCGCCAGCACTCCTGCTGACTCCATCAAGGCCCATGTGCAGACCTCTGTGAGCCACAAGCTCATTGATGTCAGTGTCAGCATCACAGAAGTTGGTACAGTGACAGACAAGATCAATGTGAAATCCAGAAGCAAGATTGAAGCAACAAGTCCCCTGGGTCTAAATGTAGCTCTGGAGCACACTGGCCTGGTTGGCTTCAATGCTGAAGAAATCACTGCTGAGAGCAATGTGGAGGGAACAGTCAAGGCAGGACCTGTTTACGGCAGTACCACCGCCACCCAGTCTTTCTCCATCTTCCCATTCAGGCCAGAGGCAAAGATTGATTCTTCGCTTAAGATCGATTCAACTGTTGTTAGTGTCCAGAACACCCTTGCAGCAACCTTCAGCAATGGTGAGTTGGCTGTTGTGTCTAACACCAATGCATTTGAAGACCTCCTCACTCATGCTGCCGAGCTCTCTTTCAAGGAGAACAAGCTGTCCCTGAAATGTGACACAAATGCACTCACTCTTGGCATGAAGATCCACAACCAGGCTGAGGCCTCTGCTGGTGCTGGAGCAGTCACTCTAAAGATGGAAACCAATGCTGACCACACTGAGAATCGTGtgtattctttagttactgCCTCCCTAGATGTCAATGGTCTGGCTGTGAACAGTGATGCTAATATTAAGCTGTTTGAGCATGAGGCTACACATAAGGCCACTCTGACTATGAATAAGGATGGCTTGGCCACAAGTGGCACTACAACCCTCCAGAGTCCCCTGATTGTTGAGAACACCTTTGCTGCTGGACTTGATTCTTCCAAGGCAACCCTGTCCATCGACACCAAGGCTGCACTGAATGATGTTAAGGTTGAAAACACCAATGCTCTGACCCTCACTCTGTATACATTGGCCTTCACCTCAAAGGCTGAAGCCATTGTCACTGAGAGAACATCATACACTCATGATATTACCATtgacctgcagccctacacTGCCTCAGCAAATGTGAACAACCACTTGAAGGTACTGGATGCCAACCTGGTCAATGAGGCTCAGCTGAAGGCAGAGCTCTACAAATTGGACTTTACTGGAAGCTTGAAGGCTGCATATGGTGAGGAGGAGATCAAGCACACCTATGAGATTAGCTATGCTGGCCTGACTGCCAATGCTAAGTGCAGTATCATTGGAAAACTCCTTGGAACCCACATGAGCCAGAACACAGAGCTTGAAGTTGTTGGTCTTGCTGCCAGGATCCACAATGATGCTCGCTTCAACTCCCAGCCTCTCCGCTTCGACCACACTATCCGTGCCAGTGTTATTCCTTTTGACTTCAATCTTGATGCCATCTTCAATGCCGATGGTGACCTAACCCTGTACGGCAAGCAGAGCGCTCAACTCTATGGCAAATTCCTTGTTAAAGCACAGCCCCTGGCTTTAGCTAGCTCGCATGAATGCAGAGCCTCAGTCACCCAGCTGCTTGACAATGGCTTCTCTTTGGAGACCACAGTTGACAACAAGCTAGATGCACTTATGACTCCTCAGGAGCAGAAAGCCATACTTAGGTTGAAGTCCAAGGTGAACAACCATGCCCTCAACCAGGAAGTCGAAGCCTACCACAACGCTGAAAGGCTTGGATTGGAAGTTTCCAGCACACTCCTCACTAACCTCCTGAACACAGATGACAGTGAAAAACAGGAGTTTACCATTTCTGGCTTCCTTAAGTATGATAAAAACACAGAAAGTCACTTTATTCAGCTGTCACTGATTGAAAGTTTGCCAGCAATCCTGGAAAGCATCAAGATCACCAGTGTGAGCATGGCAGAGGCACTGCGGAATTACCTCAACAATGAAGAAATCAAGGCTAAGCTTGAGGCTCTGCCCCAGCGTATTAGTGACTTTGCTGTTCAGCTGAACCTGGAAGGTAAGGCTGTCCAGCTTAAACAGAACCTTATTGCCCTCACCCAGGAGTATGCTATAACTGTAGAAGATCTGGAAGCCACTCTTGCTAACCTTAAGTCTGCCATTGAGGCACTGCTGGCTGACATTGCATCCCGCATAGAGATTATTGTTGCTGCTACCAAGGAAGTGATTATGAGTGGTACTCTGTCTGAAACTGTCATCCAAAGAATTCAGCAGGAGCTGAACACCTTCTATGAAGAGTATGACATCAGAGCTATGATTGTTGCTGTGATTGAGACCATCGATGAGCTGATCAAGCAGATCGACATGCAGAAACTGAAGGACACCAGCATTGCCTTCCTGCATGACATTGATATTAAGGCCAAGGTGGAGCAGGTTCTTGGTGTCTTGAAACAGTTCATAGAGAGCTTTGACACATCCAAATTCCTTGAGGATCTGAAGAGCTTCATTGCCTCTTTACACCTAGAAGCCCACATTGAGGAGCTGATGGCTCAGATACCCACCGACGTGATCAGCAAGTTTGTGGAATTTGTCAAGGAAGTGATTCTAAACTTTGACCTCATTGGAAAAGTCAATGCTCTCCATGGAAAGCTAAGAGAAGTTATTGTCCAGTTAGAAGCTGACAAGAAAGTTGAGGCCATCCTGGAGAAGGTTTTGGAACTCATTCAGCAGTTCAAAATTGATGAAACTATTCAGGTGGTGGCAAACAGTCTGAAATCCATTGATATTCCTGCCAAGGTAATGCAGGTGCTGGAGGAAGCCATCAACTACCTGAAAGCTACTGAGATGAAGCAGGTGATTGATCACTTGAATGAGTATCTTGATTCTGTTGTCCAGAAGATCAAGTCATTTGACTACAATGCTCATGCGGATGAGGTCAACCAGATGATCAGTGGATACACCACCTACCTGAATGAGCTGATTAAGGCACTTGAAATTCCACAGAAGTTTGAAGCTACAAGAGAGTTTGTCAACTTTGTTCTGTCATCTGTAATGACCTCCATTGAACAACTAAGGGAAATCAAAGTTGCAGACATGATCAAAAAAGTGAGGGATGTAGTTGACCATGCCATGCTGAATGACCTAAAGGCTGTCCTTGATACTCTTAAGCAGAAGATCTCTGAAATGGATGTGAAAGCTGAGATTCTTTCCTACCTGCAGTTGGTGAACAGTTACTATACCAAGGCCATCACTATCATCACTGATGCATTAGTCAATGTTGTTGAGGTTATTAAGAGTGTGATTGCTGAGCAACCAATTGTTGGTGAAGTGAAGCAGATTGTTGAGGGCATTGTCACTGGACTGAAGGCAACCGAGCTAGACCTCCCCTCATTTACCATCCCTCTTACAGACCTTGTTGTACCTTCCTTGAAGATTACACTTGAGAAGCTTCAAGGGGCTGAAATACCAACACAGTTGGACATCCCTGAGTTTACTATCCTCGGTTTCCACACTGTACCTGCTTTAACCATTACCGTTGATGATATCAAGCAGAGAATCGTTGAGCTCATTGATTTTATTTCCAACTTTGAGATCAAGATGTTTGATGTGGATGCTTTCTTTGGAGAACTGACCATGAATTACCTGCCAACGCTTCCTGAAATCGCTCTCCCAGAGATCACCCTTCCAGAGATATCCCTTCCGGATCTCCCTCATTTCCCTATTGAGACGCTGCTGGAGATTCCTACTCTCCAGATCCCTGAGATCAAGCTGCCAAAAATCCCCAGTGAGGTTATGATCCCATCCTTTGGAAAGCTCTATGGGGAAGTTAGAATTGGCACTCCCATCTACAGCCTTAGGACCTCAGCTGAgctccagaactcaactgacaGTGAGATGACCCCTCAGTTAACAGCTTTCCTGACTTCCCAGGCCACATCTCCCAGCTTTGAGATCTTCAACTACAATCTGGATTCCACTGCTCGCATTGCTATCCCCAAGATGAGCCGTGTGATTGTTGCAGAGACATTGAAGTTCACACATTCTGCTCTGGCAGTTGAACACCAGGCCTCGGTGACCCTCTATGGCATAGCAGCTCAGGCCTCAGCTAAGACCACAGTCAAGGCCACAACTGCCCCCTATACAGCTGACATTGTTAATAACATCTTCTTTGCCACTGAGGGTGGTATGTCTGCCTCTGTTGACACCACTTATAACCACCAGCTGAAATTCCCAATCATTGGCCTTAGCAGTGAGACTGCTCTCACTTCAAAGGCAGTTGCTCGCCAGGAGGGTACTACAATCGTTCTGACCATTGGAAATGAAGGCACTGCCAAATTCAACTCCCATGACGGCACCCACAAGAGTGACTTACACTTTACCCTCAATCCCAGCACTGCAAAGCTGACCTTCGCTAGTGACACGGACACTGCCATTCTGAAGATGAAGCAGACCATGAATGCTGAAGCTGTAATCCTCAGTTACTTCAAATTTGATGCCCGTTCTGAAGCAGAGGGCCCTGCTGTCAAGAGCAGCCTGGTGGTGGCGTCTGGACATGCTAACATGGGAGATTTGAAGGTTGAGCTGAAGGCAGCCCATGACTCAGAGCTTGTTGGTGGACTCAGTGGAATCCTCTCTAACTCTTTCAATCTTGTGATTTCTCCAGATGAGGTTGTTCTTGACTTTCAGAACAAGGGAAACACCAAgctcaccatcagtgaagctcTGACCGCCAAAATAGATCTCCAGAATGATTATTCTGCCACCATCAAGCCTGATGGTCAACATATCAACAACGTGGCTCTTGTTCGCTTGAACCAGTTCAAATACTCTTACAACTTGACCATTGACAATGACAATAATGAGGCAGGCATCTTCGCAGCTATGGATGGTGAGGCTAATCTTGACTTCCTGACCACTCCTATCAACATTCCAGAGATTCatgtaccctttgttgacatcCACACCCCAGCCATCAGCGATGTGAATCTGTATGAGCACACTGGCATAAAGCACATATTGACCACCACTGAGCAGACTGTTGATGTGGATGCTAAGATTGTGTACCAGAAGAGCCAGTTTGCTCCCCTTGTTCACATGGGACTGGTAAGAATCCCTTCTTTGGGTAACTTGATCACAGAGTTGTCATTCAAGTCTGCTATAATTAATCTGAATGCCAATGCTGGACTTTATGCTGAGGATGACCTTGTGTTCCGTCTGGGTGCAacctctgcctctgtgtttgATGCTCTGAAAGCAAAGCTTGACGGTACCACCAGTCTGACCACCAAGAGAGGGCTGAAACTGGCCACTGCTCTGTCTCTGGAGAACCCCCACATTGAGGGAACACATGACAGCTCAATCGCCCTGAACACCGACAACATGGAGGTTGATGTATCTGTGTCTACTGTTGGTAAGATTGCCCTGCCCATCCTTAACGTTGAGGCCAACCAGCAGTTTGCAGCAGACCTCAAGACCAATGCAAATGCTGCATCCACATTGAAGCTGAAGGGTGATTTCCACCTGCCCCTTATCAATGTGGTTGGTAAGGCAGATCTTGACCATAGCCTGAAGCTGGAGGAAGCATTTGGAGACCATATTTCCATGGAGACTTTCACCAAGATCAACCTTGATGGCACTATCCTGGAGACCTACCCACTTCTGGCGGCTGTAGACAATGAGGCTAACATGTACTTGAATGCTGATGGTCTGCGCTCCACTTCAAAGCTCATTGCTATTGCTAAACTCAACGATGGTGAGACCAAGATCCTTGAGATTGATGTGGATGAGAACCTGGCTGTGGAGGCTTCTTTGACCCGTGTCTATGTGGTTCTGAAGGTAACTAGCAATAATGAGGCCAATGTGATGAACTTCATCACTAATGGGAAGCATGTAGCCCAGGCTACCATTGATCTTGCACCAACAACCAGCCTGAATGCTGATGTTGAGATTGCCATGTCTCAGCCAAGCACCTTTGGTGATATTACCATCTTCGAGAAGACTGTTGTCGAGCTGACAGCACCCAAGCAAAAGGTTTCTACCACTGCCAAGATTGTCACGCCTGTGTACACCACAAGTCTGGCAGCTGAGATTGAGGGTGATGCACCTATCTTCAAAGTCAGCCTCAAGTCTTCTGCTACCTCTATTATTGTCTTCCTGGATTATGACCTAGATG CTTCTATTACTGCTGGCCTGGAGAATTCCATCCTGAGTCTGACTGGCAAAGCTGCCCTGACACATGCTGACCTGACCATGGACATTCAGCATGTTCTTTCCCAGGTTATGAG GAAGAAACGCCAAGAGGAAGGAAG TGACTCCAGACTCACCCTAAATGTGGACATCACAAGCGCTACCTTCACTGATGTGAATTTCCGTTACGCCGCTCGCAGAGACGGAATCAGTGCTTCCGTCTCAACTCCATCCACTGGGTTCTTGGGTCTTCAGCTCCAGGGCAGGACTCCATCTCAGCTGAACGCTAGACTCTACAGTCGTTATGCC TCTGCCCCTAAAGATGACGTGGACATCCTAATCATTAGAGCATCTGTTCAGGACACTGAGAGGATGAGGCTAAAGATTGCCTACAACATGGAAGCTCCCAATGACATGCTCATGGGCCTGAAGGAGAGACTCCCTGCCATTACATCCACCCTCAACAACTTTGCTGACAAGTACCAACTGTTTGGACAGGTGTCTGGGCTGAAGAGTGCAGTCATCAACCTTATTGAGGAGGCATACAGAACAACTAACAACCATGCTGCAGACTTGAGCCAACTGTCCATCCTCTTCAGGAACACAGTTGTCCAGTACCAGAAGACCGTCCAGGTCTTCCTGGATGCTGCCGTCAAGTCCCTGCGTGAAATCCAGTTCAAGTTGCCTGGCTCAGAGGAGATGACCACTCTTCCTGAGGTTCTCAAGAAGCTGACCACTGGCATTGCTCAATTGCTCGAACGGGCTGTCCAGATGCTCCTTGCCAATGTTGAGAGCACCTTCAATGCCTTGATGGACAGGATCAGCAACATTCAGGTCACTATGCCAATTGGTACTGTCATGTCCGGTGCTCAGTTTATTGACGAGGCTAGAGACAGCGTGAAGAGCGTCCTGGCCCAGATTGTGGATCTTATCAAGCATCTGGAGAGTCTTGACATGATCCTAGAAAAGCTGGGTGAGACGCAGACAGCTGTTGTTGAGAAGGCCCAGCAATTTGTTGACACTCTGAAATCTGACGTCCTGGATGCGGTTGCCATCTACATCAACGCTATCTATGGAAACCTTGTCTCCTTGATCAAGAATGTCCTAGACCAGGTCAATACTCATATCAGCATGGAGCAGGTCAATCAAGTAATTGATTACGTCATGGAGCTGGTTAACGCTTTGGTGAGCCAGTTCAACAACACCGTATCTGCTTTCCTGCAGAATGCTTCCGAGGAGGCCTATGTGAAAGTTAAGGGAGGAAGGCTTGAGATTGACCTTCCCTTCAACTTCAGCCAGTAA